The proteins below come from a single Streptomyces sp. B3I8 genomic window:
- a CDS encoding amino acid ABC transporter permease — protein MSSVLYDTPGPRAKQRNIFYTVGFVVLLGLLLWWVYKQMDDAGQMAWAKWKPFTLSTTWTTYLLPGLGETLKAAALAMVISLPLGALFGIARLSDHKWVRVPAGVVVEFFRSIPVLLMMVFANQVYVQSTDLSSETRPLYAVVTGLVLYNASVLAEIVRAGILSLPKGQTEASHAIGLRKSQTMMSILLPQAVTVMLPAIVSQLVVIVKDTALGGAMLNFTDLLNARKTEAAFYANVIPSFFVVGLIYILLNLALTTFAGWLERRLRRSKRGTGTVLGAEDVEDLNAAELGGVVGVGALGAGAGGPVDDVGKR, from the coding sequence ATGAGTTCCGTCCTGTACGACACGCCCGGTCCCCGGGCCAAACAGCGCAACATCTTCTACACCGTCGGCTTCGTCGTCCTGCTCGGCCTGCTGCTGTGGTGGGTCTACAAGCAGATGGACGACGCCGGCCAGATGGCCTGGGCCAAGTGGAAGCCGTTCACGCTCTCGACGACCTGGACGACGTACCTGCTGCCCGGTCTCGGCGAGACCCTCAAGGCCGCGGCCCTGGCCATGGTGATCTCGCTTCCGCTGGGCGCGCTCTTCGGTATCGCGCGGCTGTCCGACCACAAGTGGGTACGGGTGCCGGCCGGGGTGGTCGTGGAGTTCTTCCGCTCCATCCCCGTGCTGCTGATGATGGTCTTCGCCAACCAGGTCTACGTGCAGTCCACGGACCTGAGCAGTGAGACCCGCCCGCTCTACGCGGTCGTCACCGGCCTGGTGCTGTACAACGCCTCGGTGCTCGCGGAGATCGTCCGGGCGGGCATCCTGTCGCTGCCCAAGGGCCAGACGGAGGCCTCGCACGCGATCGGTCTGCGCAAGTCGCAGACCATGATGTCGATCCTGCTGCCGCAGGCCGTCACGGTGATGCTGCCGGCGATCGTCAGCCAGCTCGTCGTCATCGTGAAGGACACCGCGCTCGGTGGCGCGATGCTGAACTTCACCGACCTGCTGAACGCCCGCAAGACGGAGGCGGCGTTCTACGCCAACGTCATCCCCAGCTTCTTCGTCGTGGGCCTGATCTACATCCTGCTCAACCTCGCCCTCACCACCTTCGCGGGCTGGCTGGAGCGGCGGCTGCGGCGCAGCAAGCGCGGGACGGGCACGGTGCTGGGCGCCGAGGACGTCGAGGACCTGAACGCGGCGGAGCTCGGCGGCGTGGTCGGTGTCGGCGCCCTCGGCGCCGGAGCCGGTGGGCCCGTCGACGACGTCGGCAAAAGGTGA
- a CDS encoding cysteine dioxygenase produces MSATPSVPAAPSASAGPAGSRPEAPPTQAELLDFVRRTAADAELIDSLPLDPEGRTWIRLDGPGGSEAWLIGWPPGTGTGWHDHADSVGAFLTARGELQENALAARLPTDGWKTLELTEDVDRERLLPAGEGRAFGRHHVHEVLNESTDAHAVSVHAYHPPLPRIRRYSRSGHVLRLEQVESPEDWQ; encoded by the coding sequence ATGTCTGCTACGCCTTCCGTTCCCGCTGCCCCCTCCGCTTCCGCCGGGCCGGCCGGTTCCCGGCCCGAAGCGCCTCCCACCCAGGCCGAACTCCTCGACTTCGTCCGCCGCACCGCCGCCGACGCGGAGCTGATCGACTCCCTCCCCCTCGACCCGGAGGGCCGCACCTGGATCCGTCTCGACGGCCCCGGCGGCAGCGAGGCCTGGCTGATCGGCTGGCCTCCCGGCACGGGCACCGGCTGGCACGACCACGCCGACTCGGTCGGCGCCTTCCTCACCGCCCGCGGCGAACTGCAGGAGAACGCGCTCGCCGCCCGGCTGCCCACCGACGGCTGGAAGACCCTCGAACTGACCGAGGACGTCGACCGGGAGCGCCTGCTGCCGGCCGGCGAGGGCCGCGCCTTCGGCCGCCACCACGTGCACGAGGTGCTCAACGAGTCCACCGACGCACACGCCGTCTCCGTCCACGCCTACCACCCGCCCCTGCCGCGCATCCGCCGCTACTCCCGCTCGGGCCACGTACTGCGTCTGGAGCAGGTCGAGAGCCCGGAGGACTGGCAGTGA
- a CDS encoding HAMP domain-containing sensor histidine kinase, which produces MHARLLPLLIVLMAAVLLALGVPLAVSLAAGEQQKVVVDRIDDTARFAALAQFVTDRPAGCSTLAESDERGETLQKELSTYHEVYGISGGVFYRDECPMARAPGTWQVPEEGEGRAAFDEALAGRRSHDPRQVWPWQHSSLFVASPVIRDGDVVAVVVTDSPTGQMRSRILHGWVVLVAGEFAAMLLAVGAALRLAGWVLRPVRVLDATTHDIATGSLKSRVAAAGGPPELRRLARSFNEMADNVQDVLEQQRAFVADASHQLRNPLSALLLRIELLALELPEGNEEIASVRTEGKRLAQVLDDLLDLALAEHAEAQLRLTDIGALAAERVAAWGPVATAKGVRLEGQCPATTAWADPVALSSAMDAVIDNALKFTPEGERVEVEVTAGGESVSILVHDLGPGLTDEELARIGDRFWRSTAHQNIKGSGLGLSICRALLAAGGGTIDFAHHAPHGLTVTVTVPRTPAPQGA; this is translated from the coding sequence GTGCACGCACGTCTCCTGCCGCTGCTCATCGTCCTCATGGCGGCGGTCCTGCTCGCGCTCGGCGTTCCGCTCGCCGTCAGCCTGGCCGCCGGGGAACAGCAGAAGGTCGTCGTCGACCGGATCGACGACACCGCGCGCTTCGCCGCGCTCGCCCAGTTCGTCACGGACCGGCCCGCGGGCTGCTCCACACTGGCCGAGAGCGACGAGCGCGGCGAGACCCTGCAGAAGGAACTCAGCACCTACCACGAGGTCTACGGCATCAGCGGCGGCGTCTTCTACCGCGACGAGTGCCCCATGGCCCGCGCGCCCGGCACCTGGCAGGTGCCCGAGGAGGGCGAGGGCCGCGCCGCCTTCGACGAGGCCCTGGCCGGCCGCCGCAGCCACGACCCCCGCCAGGTCTGGCCGTGGCAGCACAGCTCCCTCTTCGTGGCCTCGCCGGTCATCCGCGACGGCGACGTCGTCGCGGTCGTCGTCACGGACTCGCCCACCGGCCAGATGCGCTCCCGCATCCTGCACGGCTGGGTGGTCCTCGTCGCCGGCGAGTTCGCCGCGATGCTGCTCGCCGTCGGCGCCGCGCTCCGGCTGGCCGGCTGGGTGCTGCGGCCGGTACGCGTCCTGGACGCCACCACCCACGACATCGCCACCGGCAGCCTGAAGTCCCGGGTGGCGGCAGCCGGGGGACCGCCGGAACTCCGGCGCCTGGCCCGCTCGTTCAACGAGATGGCCGACAACGTCCAGGACGTGCTGGAGCAGCAGCGCGCCTTCGTCGCCGACGCCTCCCACCAGCTCCGCAACCCGCTCTCGGCGCTCCTGCTGCGGATCGAACTGCTCGCCCTGGAACTGCCCGAGGGCAACGAGGAGATCGCCTCCGTCCGCACCGAGGGCAAACGCCTCGCACAGGTGCTCGACGACCTGCTGGACCTGGCGCTCGCGGAGCACGCCGAGGCCCAGCTCCGGCTCACCGACATCGGGGCGCTGGCCGCCGAGCGCGTCGCGGCCTGGGGGCCGGTCGCCACGGCCAAGGGCGTCCGGCTGGAGGGACAGTGCCCGGCCACCACGGCCTGGGCCGATCCGGTCGCCCTGTCCAGCGCGATGGACGCCGTCATCGACAACGCGCTGAAGTTCACCCCTGAGGGGGAGCGCGTGGAGGTGGAGGTGACCGCCGGGGGCGAGAGCGTGAGCATCCTCGTCCACGACCTCGGCCCCGGCCTCACCGACGAGGAGCTCGCGCGCATCGGCGACCGTTTCTGGCGCAGCACCGCGCACCAGAACATCAAGGGATCCGGACTGGGCCTGTCCATCTGCCGCGCCCTGCTCGCGGCCGGCGGCGGCACCATCGACTTCGCCCACCATGCCCCGCACGGCCTGACGGTGACGGTGACGGTGCCGCGGACACCCGCGCCGCAGGGTGCGTGA
- the recA gene encoding recombinase RecA: MAGTDREKALDAALAQIERQFGKGAVMRMGDRTNEPIEVIPTGSTALDVALGVGGLPRGRVVEIYGPESSGKTTLTLHAVANAQKAGGQVAFVDAEHALDPEYAKKLGVDIDNLILSQPDNGEQALEIVDMLVRSGALDLIVIDSVAALVPRAEIEGEMGDSHVGLQARLMSQALRKITSALNQSKTTAVFINQLREKIGVMFGSPETTTGGRALKFYASVRLDIRRIETLKDGTDAVGNRTRVKVVKNKVAPPFKQAEFDILYGHGISREGGLIDMGVENGFVRKAGAWYTYEGDQLGQGKENARNFLKDNPDLANEIERKIKEKLGVGVRPAEPAAESAAAQPGADAAVTPPAADAKTVPAPAAKATKAKATAAK; this comes from the coding sequence ATGGCAGGAACCGACCGCGAGAAGGCGCTCGACGCCGCGCTCGCACAGATTGAACGGCAATTCGGCAAGGGCGCGGTCATGCGCATGGGTGACCGGACGAACGAGCCCATCGAGGTCATCCCGACCGGATCCACCGCGCTGGACGTGGCCCTCGGCGTCGGCGGCCTGCCGCGCGGCAGGGTGGTGGAGATCTACGGACCGGAGTCCTCCGGCAAGACGACCCTCACCCTGCACGCCGTGGCGAACGCGCAGAAGGCCGGCGGCCAGGTCGCGTTCGTGGACGCCGAGCACGCCCTCGACCCCGAGTACGCGAAGAAGCTCGGTGTCGACATCGACAACCTGATCCTCTCCCAGCCGGACAACGGCGAGCAGGCCCTGGAGATCGTGGACATGCTGGTCCGCTCCGGCGCCCTCGACCTCATCGTCATCGACTCCGTCGCCGCGCTCGTCCCGCGCGCGGAGATCGAGGGCGAGATGGGCGACAGCCACGTGGGTCTGCAGGCCCGTCTGATGAGCCAGGCCCTGCGAAAGATCACCAGCGCGCTCAACCAGTCCAAGACCACCGCCGTCTTCATCAACCAGCTCCGCGAGAAGATCGGCGTGATGTTCGGCTCCCCGGAGACCACGACCGGTGGCCGGGCGCTGAAGTTCTACGCCTCGGTGCGCCTCGACATCCGCCGTATCGAGACGCTGAAGGACGGCACCGACGCGGTCGGCAACCGCACCCGCGTCAAGGTCGTCAAGAACAAGGTGGCGCCGCCCTTCAAGCAGGCCGAGTTCGACATCCTCTACGGCCACGGCATCAGCCGCGAGGGCGGCCTGATCGACATGGGTGTGGAGAACGGCTTCGTCCGCAAGGCCGGTGCCTGGTACACGTACGAGGGCGACCAGCTCGGCCAGGGCAAGGAGAACGCGCGCAACTTCCTGAAGGACAACCCCGACCTGGCCAACGAGATCGAGAGGAAGATCAAGGAGAAGCTGGGCGTCGGTGTCCGCCCGGCGGAGCCCGCCGCCGAGTCCGCCGCCGCCCAGCCCGGCGCGGACGCGGCCGTGACGCCTCCCGCGGCGGACGCCAAGACGGTGCCCGCACCGGCGGCCAAGGCCACCAAGGCGAAGGCCACGGCGGCGAAGTAG
- a CDS encoding response regulator transcription factor gives MRLLLVEDDNHVAAALSAVLARHGFEVTHARSGEEALRALVPESEGFDVVLLDLGLPDQDGYEVCGKIRKRTSTPVIMVTARSDVRSRIHGLNLGADDYVVKPYDTGELLARIHAVSRRTPHVDDTGAVETALRLGAVHIELPTRQVRVDGTVVQLTRKEFDLLALLAQRPGVVFRREQIISEVWQTSWEGTGRTLEVHVASLRSKLRMPALIETVRGVGYRLVAPAA, from the coding sequence ATGAGACTGCTCCTCGTCGAGGACGACAACCACGTGGCCGCCGCCCTGTCCGCCGTACTGGCCCGGCACGGCTTCGAGGTCACCCATGCCCGCAGCGGCGAGGAGGCACTGCGCGCACTCGTCCCGGAGAGCGAAGGCTTCGACGTGGTCCTGCTCGATCTGGGCCTGCCCGACCAGGACGGCTACGAGGTGTGCGGCAAGATCCGCAAGCGCACCAGCACCCCCGTGATCATGGTGACGGCCCGCTCCGACGTGCGCTCCCGCATCCACGGCCTCAACCTCGGCGCCGACGACTACGTGGTCAAGCCCTACGACACCGGCGAACTCCTCGCTCGGATCCACGCCGTCAGCCGGCGCACCCCGCACGTGGACGACACCGGGGCCGTCGAGACCGCGCTGCGCCTGGGCGCCGTCCACATCGAGCTGCCCACCCGCCAGGTCCGGGTGGACGGCACGGTGGTCCAGCTCACCCGTAAGGAGTTCGACCTGCTCGCGCTGCTCGCCCAGCGTCCCGGCGTCGTCTTCCGCCGCGAGCAGATCATCAGCGAGGTCTGGCAGACCAGCTGGGAGGGGACCGGACGGACCCTGGAGGTGCACGTCGCCTCGCTCCGCTCCAAACTGCGCATGCCCGCCCTGATCGAGACCGTGCGCGGCGTCGGGTACCGGCTCGTCGCCCCGGCCGCCTAG
- a CDS encoding rhodanese-like domain-containing protein — protein MTSVPQLPSGVDELLERVRAGLDRVGPRQAHGAAQGDGALLVDIRYAALRDRDGLIPGAVVVERNELEWRLDPTGSHRIPEATGHDLRVIVVCNEGYASSLAAASLRRLGLHRATDLVGGFQAWRAEGLPVTFEPGRPPTAPVPPTAH, from the coding sequence GTGACCTCCGTCCCCCAACTCCCGTCAGGCGTCGATGAGTTGCTGGAGCGGGTCCGCGCCGGCCTCGATCGCGTCGGTCCCCGGCAGGCCCACGGGGCGGCGCAGGGCGACGGTGCCCTGCTGGTCGACATCCGGTACGCCGCCCTGCGCGACCGCGACGGCCTCATCCCGGGCGCCGTCGTCGTCGAGCGCAACGAACTGGAGTGGCGCCTCGACCCCACCGGCAGCCACCGCATCCCCGAGGCCACCGGCCACGACCTGCGTGTGATCGTCGTGTGCAACGAGGGCTACGCCTCCAGCCTGGCCGCCGCGTCGCTGCGCCGGCTGGGCCTGCACCGCGCCACCGACCTGGTGGGCGGCTTCCAGGCGTGGCGCGCCGAAGGTCTGCCGGTGACCTTCGAGCCAGGACGTCCCCCCACCGCACCCGTACCACCCACTGCCCACTGA
- the recX gene encoding recombination regulator RecX, giving the protein MTRRTEWAEYTHGPFAPPGRETGDADGRPAAAGAGDGGYEERPYGTDPYGTDGGPGDGTGGGGTRRGGGARRSGGAYTGRGRGRRRGFGEETGAAQDGGSSSSSRAEQGEPPGDPVERARAICLRLLTGTPRTRKQLADALRKREIPDDVAEGVLDRFAEVGLIDDGAFADAWVESRHHGRGLARRALARELRTKGVAPTLIDEAVGRLDAEQEEETARELVDRKLRATRGLDRDKRLRRLAGMLARKGYPEGMALRVVRQALEEEGEDTDDLGFEGG; this is encoded by the coding sequence ATGACACGACGCACCGAGTGGGCCGAGTACACCCACGGGCCCTTCGCGCCGCCCGGTCGGGAGACCGGTGACGCCGACGGCCGGCCCGCCGCGGCCGGGGCCGGTGACGGGGGATACGAGGAGCGCCCGTACGGCACCGACCCGTACGGCACCGACGGGGGGCCGGGGGACGGGACCGGCGGCGGTGGCACGCGGCGCGGTGGCGGCGCGCGCCGCTCCGGGGGCGCGTACACGGGACGAGGCCGAGGACGACGGCGCGGTTTCGGTGAGGAAACCGGCGCCGCACAGGACGGGGGCTCCTCCTCCTCGTCGAGGGCCGAGCAGGGGGAGCCCCCGGGGGACCCGGTGGAGCGGGCACGGGCGATATGCCTGCGCCTGCTCACCGGGACCCCGCGCACACGGAAGCAGCTCGCGGACGCCTTGCGTAAGCGGGAGATCCCGGACGACGTGGCCGAGGGCGTGCTCGACCGGTTCGCGGAGGTCGGTCTGATCGACGACGGAGCGTTCGCCGACGCCTGGGTGGAGTCCCGGCACCACGGCCGAGGTCTGGCCCGGCGGGCGCTCGCCCGGGAGCTCCGGACGAAGGGGGTCGCCCCGACCCTGATCGACGAGGCCGTGGGACGGCTCGACGCCGAGCAGGAGGAGGAGACGGCCCGAGAGCTGGTCGACCGCAAGCTTCGCGCGACACGCGGCCTCGACCGGGACAAGCGACTGCGCCGCCTTGCCGGGATGCTCGCCCGCAAGGGCTACCCGGAGGGCATGGCCCTGCGGGTGGTCCGGCAGGCGTTGGAGGAGGAGGGGGAGGACACGGACGACCTGGGGTTCGAGGGGGGCTGA
- a CDS encoding FAD-dependent monooxygenase yields the protein MGGGRRVVDPVIIVGAGPVGLTLALALARQEVPSVVLDDGPGKDEPRLARTVVLREDTTALVERLTGVPLDGAGVRWTGWRSMRRRQLMRRLVFEGTADEAQGGGHGGGYGVAEGTRGPGSATNAGGAGAGRGVPAEDSGDPAGAGAAGPAPLHIAQHVLTGVLRAAIARQSLVKVAVESRLDGVEQDTSGVTAHTRGPKGTWWRGSYLVGCDGPRSTVRKLQDIRFPGRTAVERYAVAALRTELPWDGEALLHRLPPWRTSGPSAGEISARPLPEGVWRLDWLLPPGKELVTPELLVGRIRETLTGWTGNATPAYELLDTGVHTVHHRLARRWRAGRIFLAGDSAHLLGALGTQGLDEGLRDTDNLAWKLAAAWHQPHDSRDALLDSYQEERRTVVSGRLRAADRALPVVRGGGGLRSYVPGSARGHDALLADGHLGQGPLGGPGAYAGSPLAAPDDEATVPVVTPPGAPVVDVTVTAEDGTFVRLRDRLGRGALLVVLVAPGTGVWARRHWMSAGIMPRLAAAVTALPYRAELLVTEGYPGAAPHTVLLVRPDGHLVTALAGVHPAALYTATATALAAQEPTAHTT from the coding sequence ATGGGCGGGGGGCGCCGCGTCGTGGACCCGGTGATCATCGTCGGTGCGGGGCCCGTAGGGCTGACGCTGGCACTCGCGCTGGCCCGCCAGGAGGTTCCCTCCGTGGTCCTCGACGACGGTCCGGGCAAGGACGAACCACGGCTCGCCCGCACCGTCGTGCTGCGTGAGGACACCACCGCTCTCGTCGAACGACTGACCGGTGTCCCGCTCGACGGGGCCGGCGTCCGCTGGACCGGCTGGCGGTCGATGCGGCGCAGACAGCTGATGCGACGACTGGTGTTCGAGGGGACGGCGGACGAGGCACAGGGCGGCGGACACGGGGGCGGATACGGCGTCGCCGAGGGCACCCGGGGTCCCGGGTCCGCCACGAACGCGGGAGGCGCGGGCGCCGGGCGCGGGGTGCCGGCCGAGGACTCCGGGGACCCGGCGGGCGCGGGCGCCGCTGGTCCCGCTCCCCTCCACATCGCCCAGCACGTCCTGACCGGCGTCCTGCGGGCGGCGATCGCCCGCCAGTCGCTGGTGAAGGTGGCGGTGGAGAGCCGGCTCGACGGCGTCGAACAGGACACCTCGGGCGTCACGGCACACACCCGCGGACCCAAGGGCACCTGGTGGCGCGGGAGTTACCTGGTCGGCTGCGACGGCCCCCGCTCCACCGTCCGCAAGCTCCAGGACATCCGCTTCCCGGGCCGCACGGCCGTCGAACGGTACGCCGTGGCCGCCCTGCGCACCGAACTCCCCTGGGACGGCGAGGCGTTGCTGCACCGTCTGCCGCCGTGGCGCACCTCGGGCCCCTCGGCCGGCGAGATCAGCGCACGGCCGCTGCCCGAGGGGGTGTGGCGGCTGGACTGGCTGCTGCCGCCCGGCAAGGAACTCGTGACACCGGAACTGCTGGTCGGCCGCATCCGCGAGACGCTCACGGGCTGGACCGGGAACGCCACACCGGCGTACGAGCTCCTGGACACCGGCGTGCACACCGTGCACCACCGGCTCGCACGCCGCTGGCGCGCCGGGCGCATCTTCCTCGCGGGCGACTCCGCGCATCTGCTCGGCGCACTCGGCACCCAGGGGCTGGACGAGGGGCTGCGGGACACGGACAACCTCGCCTGGAAGCTGGCGGCGGCCTGGCACCAGCCGCACGACTCACGGGACGCCCTGCTCGACAGCTACCAGGAGGAACGGCGCACGGTCGTCTCCGGTCGGCTGCGCGCCGCCGACCGGGCGCTGCCGGTGGTGCGCGGCGGAGGTGGCCTGCGGTCGTACGTCCCCGGGTCGGCGCGCGGCCACGACGCGCTGCTCGCCGACGGCCACCTGGGACAGGGTCCGCTGGGCGGCCCCGGCGCGTACGCCGGTTCCCCCCTGGCGGCGCCGGACGACGAGGCGACGGTACCGGTGGTCACCCCACCGGGGGCGCCCGTGGTCGACGTGACGGTGACGGCGGAGGACGGCACGTTCGTGCGGCTGCGGGACCGGCTGGGGCGCGGGGCGCTGCTGGTGGTGCTGGTCGCTCCGGGTACCGGGGTGTGGGCGCGGCGGCACTGGATGTCGGCCGGGATCATGCCGCGGCTCGCGGCAGCGGTGACGGCCCTGCCGTACCGCGCGGAGCTCCTGGTCACCGAGGGCTACCCCGGCGCCGCTCCCCACACGGTCCTGCTGGTCCGCCCCGACGGCCACCTGGTCACCGCCCTCGCGGGCGTCCACCCCGCCGCGCTCTACACGGCCACCGCGACAGCCCTGGCCGCACAGGAGCCCACCGCGCACACGACCTGA
- a CDS encoding amino acid ABC transporter ATP-binding protein has translation MTEVAVAKNSTASTSDLVVLRSVNKHFGALHVLQDIELTITRGEVVVVIGPSGSGKSTLCRTINRLETIDSGEITIDGKPLPQEGRELARLRADVGMVFQSFNLFAHKTVLENVTLGQVKVRKADKKQAEEKARALLDRVGVGTQADKYPAQLSGGQQQRVAIARALAMDPKVMLFDEPTSALDPEMINEVLEVMQQLAQEGMTMVVVTHEMGFARSAANRVVFMADGRIVEEATPDQFFSNPRSDRAKDFLSKILHH, from the coding sequence ATGACCGAAGTAGCAGTTGCCAAAAACAGTACGGCCTCGACCAGTGACCTTGTGGTCCTGAGGAGCGTCAACAAGCACTTCGGCGCCCTTCACGTGCTCCAGGACATCGAACTGACCATCACCCGCGGCGAGGTCGTCGTGGTGATCGGGCCCTCCGGGTCCGGCAAGTCGACCCTGTGCCGCACCATCAACCGCCTGGAGACGATCGACTCCGGCGAGATCACCATCGACGGCAAGCCGCTGCCCCAGGAGGGGCGGGAGCTGGCCCGGCTGCGCGCCGACGTGGGCATGGTCTTCCAGTCGTTCAACCTCTTCGCGCACAAGACGGTGCTGGAGAACGTGACCCTGGGCCAGGTCAAGGTCCGCAAGGCGGACAAGAAGCAGGCCGAGGAGAAGGCGCGCGCCCTGCTGGACCGGGTCGGCGTGGGCACCCAGGCCGACAAGTACCCCGCGCAGCTCTCCGGCGGCCAGCAGCAGCGCGTCGCCATCGCCCGGGCGCTGGCCATGGACCCCAAGGTCATGCTCTTCGACGAGCCGACCTCGGCGCTCGACCCCGAGATGATCAACGAGGTGCTCGAGGTCATGCAGCAGCTCGCCCAGGAGGGCATGACGATGGTCGTCGTCACCCACGAGATGGGCTTCGCACGCTCGGCCGCCAACCGGGTGGTGTTCATGGCGGACGGCCGGATCGTCGAGGAGGCGACCCCGGATCAGTTCTTCAGCAACCCGCGCAGCGACCGGGCGAAGGACTTCCTGTCGAAGATCCTGCATCACTGA
- a CDS encoding glutamate ABC transporter substrate-binding protein produces the protein MNLRKITAASAAVLALAVTATACGSDDKDSGSSGGGGDKIAVGIKFDQPGIGLKTPDGSYTGFDVDVAKYVAKQLGYDEKNIEFKETPSADRENALQRGDVDYIVASYSITDERKAKVDFAGPYLLAHQDLLIRADDNIAKGADLNGKKLCSVTGSTSAQNVKKTIAPKAQLRKYGTYSECLDGLTSGAVDAVTTDDSILAGYASQEQYKGKVKLAGLKLSNENYGIGVKKGDTKMVDKINKALEKMSSDGAWEKAVKDNFGPANYKNEPAPKIGNIVK, from the coding sequence ATGAACCTCCGCAAGATCACCGCCGCGTCGGCCGCCGTGCTCGCCCTCGCCGTGACCGCCACCGCCTGCGGTTCGGACGACAAGGACAGCGGGTCCTCCGGCGGCGGCGGCGACAAGATCGCGGTCGGCATCAAGTTCGACCAGCCCGGCATCGGTCTGAAGACGCCCGACGGCAGCTACACCGGCTTCGACGTCGACGTCGCCAAGTACGTGGCCAAGCAGCTCGGCTACGACGAGAAGAACATCGAGTTCAAGGAAACGCCGAGTGCCGACCGGGAGAACGCGCTGCAGCGCGGGGACGTCGATTACATCGTCGCCTCCTACTCGATCACCGACGAGCGCAAGGCGAAGGTCGACTTCGCCGGCCCGTACCTGCTCGCCCACCAGGACCTGCTGATCCGCGCCGACGACAACATCGCCAAGGGGGCCGACCTCAACGGCAAGAAGCTGTGTTCGGTCACCGGTTCGACCTCGGCGCAGAACGTCAAGAAGACGATCGCGCCCAAGGCCCAGCTGCGTAAGTACGGCACGTACTCCGAGTGCCTCGACGGACTGACCAGCGGCGCTGTCGACGCCGTGACCACCGACGACTCGATCCTCGCGGGCTACGCCTCCCAGGAGCAGTACAAGGGCAAGGTCAAGCTGGCCGGCCTCAAGCTCAGCAACGAGAACTACGGCATCGGTGTCAAGAAGGGCGACACCAAGATGGTCGACAAGATCAACAAGGCCCTGGAGAAGATGTCCTCCGACGGTGCCTGGGAGAAGGCCGTCAAGGACAACTTCGGCCCGGCGAACTACAAGAACGAGCCCGCCCCGAAGATCGGCAACATCGTCAAGTAG
- a CDS encoding amino acid ABC transporter permease has product MFDFLEGYDVLAAFWVTVKLTLFSAIGSLVWGTLLAGMRVSPVPLMRGFGTFYVNTVRNIPLTVIIVFSSLGLADVFGMTLGASDDFDALSFRLSILGLSAYTAAFVCEALRSGINTVPMGQAEAARALGLSFTQVLTLIVLPQAFRAVIVPLANVLIALTKNTTVAAAIGVGEAALLMKEMIENEAQTVLIAFIFALGFVVLTLPMGLVLGWLGKRLAVKR; this is encoded by the coding sequence GTGTTCGATTTTCTTGAAGGCTACGACGTCCTCGCGGCGTTCTGGGTGACGGTGAAGCTGACCCTCTTCTCCGCCATCGGTTCGCTGGTCTGGGGCACCCTGCTCGCCGGTATGCGGGTCAGCCCGGTACCGCTCATGCGCGGCTTCGGTACGTTCTACGTGAACACCGTCCGCAACATCCCTCTCACCGTCATCATCGTGTTCTCGTCCCTGGGCCTGGCCGACGTCTTCGGCATGACCCTGGGCGCGTCCGACGACTTCGACGCCCTGTCCTTCCGGCTCTCCATCCTCGGCCTGAGTGCCTACACCGCGGCCTTCGTCTGCGAGGCGCTGCGGTCCGGCATCAACACCGTGCCGATGGGACAGGCGGAGGCGGCCCGGGCCCTGGGACTGAGCTTCACCCAGGTCCTCACCCTGATCGTGCTCCCCCAGGCGTTCCGCGCGGTCATCGTGCCGCTCGCCAACGTCCTGATCGCCCTGACCAAGAACACCACGGTCGCGGCGGCCATCGGTGTGGGCGAGGCCGCCCTGCTGATGAAGGAGATGATCGAGAATGAGGCACAGACGGTGCTCATCGCGTTCATCTTCGCCCTCGGCTTCGTGGTCCTCACGCTGCCGATGGGTCTGGTCCTCGGTTGGCTCGGCAAGCGCCTGGCGGTGAAGCGATGA